A window of the Mucilaginibacter sp. cycad4 genome harbors these coding sequences:
- a CDS encoding SDR family oxidoreductase produces MNTLASKVVLVTGASRGIGAAVAHKLAAEGAKVIVNYAGGKEAADQTVNSIKQQGGDAIALQADVSKAGEVAAMFDAAIAHYGKIDVLVNNAGIMITKLIKDTTDEDFTRQFDINVRGTFNTMREAATKLANGGSIINFSSTTTRVMMPTYATYVATKGAVEQLTRVFAKEVGARGINVNTVSPGPTNTELFTKGKPQELIDRLASLSAFNRIGEPEDIAKIVTFLASDEAKWISAQNIGANGAMA; encoded by the coding sequence ATGAACACATTAGCATCAAAAGTAGTATTAGTAACCGGCGCATCAAGAGGCATCGGTGCAGCAGTAGCCCACAAATTAGCAGCCGAAGGCGCTAAAGTAATTGTCAATTACGCGGGCGGCAAAGAAGCTGCCGACCAAACCGTAAATTCTATCAAACAACAAGGTGGCGATGCCATTGCCTTGCAGGCCGACGTAAGCAAGGCCGGTGAAGTGGCAGCCATGTTTGATGCAGCCATCGCTCACTACGGCAAAATAGATGTACTGGTTAACAATGCCGGCATCATGATCACCAAATTGATAAAAGACACCACCGACGAGGATTTTACCCGCCAGTTTGATATCAACGTTCGCGGTACATTTAACACCATGCGTGAAGCCGCAACTAAGCTGGCCAATGGCGGTAGCATCATCAACTTTTCATCAACTACTACCCGCGTTATGATGCCAACTTACGCTACCTACGTTGCAACCAAAGGCGCGGTAGAGCAATTAACCCGCGTATTTGCCAAAGAAGTTGGCGCAAGGGGCATCAATGTAAACACAGTATCTCCGGGCCCAACAAATACCGAACTGTTTACCAAAGGCAAACCCCAGGAACTGATTGACCGCCTGGCATCGCTATCTGCCTTTAACCGCATCGGCGAACCCGAGGATATTGCCAAAATAGTAACCTTCCTGGCAAGCGACGAAGCCAAATGGATCTCGGCACAAAATATTGGAGCTAACGGGGCAATGGCGTAA
- a CDS encoding IS110 family transposase, translating to MKQVTQLDFSGQKIFAGIDVHKKSWKVNIRSEQMELKTFSQNPSAEELSAYLKRNYPLADYHVVYEAGFCGFFHQRKFNEAGINCIVVNPADVPTTGKEKQRKSDLVDCRKLGQALSKGQLTGIFIPGIEQQDDRDIIRTYNQMVKDQTRYKNRIRGWLNFQGITFGESESRYWSNVFTRWLKELSLNPSARTALDLKLQGYQQARDMVLAATRQVRILSKQERYKKRITLIRTIPGVGEITALWFVTEVGDVNRFKSLDALCDYVGLVPNTHSTGDKEKVSGLTRRANHQLREKLIEASWTAIRTDPAMTMAFNDYCKRMKKNNAIIRIAKKILNRIRYVMKNEAPYVIAVVQ from the coding sequence ATGAAACAAGTTACACAATTAGATTTTAGCGGACAAAAGATTTTTGCAGGCATAGATGTTCATAAAAAGTCATGGAAGGTGAATATCCGGAGTGAGCAGATGGAACTGAAGACGTTTTCGCAAAATCCATCGGCAGAAGAATTAAGTGCTTACCTGAAGCGCAATTACCCTTTAGCGGATTATCATGTTGTTTACGAGGCAGGCTTTTGTGGTTTCTTCCATCAGCGGAAATTTAACGAGGCGGGGATTAACTGCATCGTGGTTAACCCGGCTGATGTTCCGACTACAGGCAAGGAAAAGCAACGCAAATCAGACCTTGTAGATTGCCGGAAATTGGGTCAGGCCTTGAGTAAAGGTCAGCTCACTGGTATTTTTATTCCCGGCATTGAACAACAGGATGACAGGGATATCATCCGCACTTATAATCAGATGGTAAAAGACCAGACGCGTTATAAAAACAGGATCCGGGGATGGCTTAACTTCCAGGGGATAACATTCGGTGAATCAGAGAGCCGGTATTGGTCTAATGTTTTTACCCGTTGGCTTAAAGAACTGTCACTGAATCCATCGGCGAGGACAGCACTTGACCTGAAGCTACAGGGCTACCAGCAGGCCCGGGATATGGTGCTGGCTGCAACCAGGCAAGTTCGCATCCTGTCCAAACAGGAACGGTATAAGAAAAGAATAACCCTGATCCGGACAATTCCAGGCGTGGGTGAGATCACCGCTTTATGGTTTGTAACAGAGGTGGGAGATGTTAACCGGTTTAAATCACTTGACGCTTTATGCGATTATGTTGGCCTTGTGCCAAATACTCACAGTACCGGGGACAAGGAAAAAGTATCAGGCCTGACCAGAAGGGCCAATCACCAGCTCAGGGAAAAACTTATTGAAGCCAGTTGGACAGCTATACGTACCGATCCGGCTATGACAATGGCATTTAACGATTATTGCAAGCGGATGAAAAAGAATAATGCCATCATCAGGATAGCTAAAAAAATCCTCAACCGGATCCGTTATGTGATGAAGAACGAGGCTCCGTATGTAATAGCTGTAGTGCAATAA
- a CDS encoding AraC family transcriptional regulator: MHHQDNEKQIFNTLYDQYKHLGLPLELIKHTDFTVFNLKDINQPVPFKSPLSRLNFFVFAFIKDGDGDYTIDEQNYKLQPRAIYFTNPGHFRSFNWERIGDVYLFTLSESFLKENVHANIFDEFPFLLAETFPARVLTPEVFGEFDVLYHQILKEYNSDSPYRYRIIGSLFVVVLLKFKEYFWKDYNPIYEGNRSSEIVKNFKRLLEKHYRDLSNGIAEQAYRVQDYADAQSLHPNYLSTVIKIKTGKTISTWIAEKTIAEAKALLQNSKLSIKEIAFRLGFSEATHFSNYFKKHTDTSPALFRKGHNKVTS, from the coding sequence ATGCATCACCAGGATAATGAAAAGCAGATCTTTAATACCCTTTATGATCAGTATAAGCACCTGGGTCTGCCGCTTGAACTGATTAAGCATACCGATTTTACGGTTTTTAACCTGAAGGATATTAATCAGCCTGTGCCGTTTAAATCACCCTTGAGCAGGCTTAACTTTTTTGTTTTTGCCTTTATAAAAGATGGGGATGGTGATTACACCATTGATGAACAGAATTATAAACTGCAGCCCCGAGCCATTTACTTTACCAATCCCGGGCATTTTCGATCATTCAATTGGGAACGCATTGGCGATGTGTACCTGTTTACGCTCAGCGAATCGTTTTTAAAGGAAAATGTACACGCCAATATCTTTGATGAGTTCCCGTTCCTGCTGGCCGAAACATTCCCGGCCCGCGTACTTACGCCTGAAGTTTTTGGAGAGTTTGATGTTTTGTATCATCAGATCCTGAAAGAGTATAACTCGGATAGTCCATATCGCTATCGCATTATCGGCAGCCTGTTTGTAGTGGTGCTGCTAAAATTTAAAGAGTATTTCTGGAAGGATTATAACCCGATATATGAAGGTAACCGGAGCTCGGAAATTGTAAAGAACTTTAAACGCCTGCTCGAAAAACATTACCGCGATTTAAGTAACGGAATTGCCGAACAAGCCTACCGGGTGCAGGACTATGCCGATGCGCAAAGCCTTCACCCCAATTACCTGAGTACCGTTATCAAAATAAAAACAGGCAAAACCATCAGCACCTGGATAGCCGAAAAAACCATAGCCGAGGCCAAGGCACTGTTGCAAAATTCAAAGCTGTCTATTAAAGAGATCGCTTTTCGTTTGGGCTTTTCAGAAGCTACCCATTTCAGCAATTATTTTAAAAAGCATACCGATACCTCACCAGCATTGTTCAGGAAGGGGCACAATAAGGTAACCTCTTAA
- a CDS encoding RNA polymerase sigma factor: protein MEAIYIDKHYNLVIECKQGSKKACYELYRLYSKAMLNVAFRIVGDIAEAEDVLQEAFVDAFAKLKDFRQDTTFGLWLKQIVVNRSINLLRKRKLELVELEDGYLENIADDESWDDEDLQYQVARVKEGMNQLPDGYRIVLSLYLLEGYDHEEIGQILNISENTSRTQFLRAKRKLIEILNRKGTES from the coding sequence TTGGAAGCAATATATATTGATAAACATTACAACCTGGTAATTGAGTGCAAGCAGGGGAGCAAAAAAGCCTGTTATGAGCTTTACCGTTTGTATTCGAAAGCTATGCTGAACGTGGCCTTTCGGATAGTGGGCGATATTGCCGAAGCAGAAGATGTGCTGCAGGAAGCTTTTGTGGATGCCTTTGCCAAGCTGAAGGACTTTAGGCAGGATACCACATTTGGCCTCTGGCTTAAGCAGATTGTTGTGAACCGGTCGATCAACCTGCTTCGCAAACGCAAGCTGGAACTTGTTGAGCTGGAAGACGGCTATCTTGAAAATATTGCCGATGACGAGAGCTGGGATGATGAAGACCTGCAATACCAGGTTGCCAGGGTAAAAGAAGGCATGAACCAGTTGCCCGATGGGTACCGCATTGTACTGTCATTATATCTGCTGGAAGGATATGACCACGAAGAAATAGGACAAATATTGAATATATCAGAAAACACATCAAGAACCCAGTTTTTGAGAGCCAAAAGAAAGTTAATTGAAATTTTAAACAGGAAAGGAACAGAATCATGA
- a CDS encoding ATP-binding protein: MNKILKIAVVGPESTGKSTMSEYLAAHYNTIAVPEYSRGYCANLKGDCTWQDEINMFHGQVALEKKLLPQANGILICDTTFLTVKIWSEEMFGSAPQEVLDELPRHPYDFYLLLDIDLPWQDDPLRNFPTKRAYFMNVWHHELQALNARYVVISGLGQDRYDNAVKTVDEYLNRDF, translated from the coding sequence ATGAACAAAATACTCAAAATAGCAGTTGTAGGCCCCGAATCGACAGGGAAATCAACCATGTCTGAATACCTGGCGGCGCATTATAATACGATAGCTGTGCCGGAGTATTCGCGCGGGTATTGTGCAAACCTTAAGGGCGATTGTACCTGGCAGGACGAGATAAATATGTTTCACGGTCAGGTGGCGCTTGAAAAAAAGCTGTTGCCGCAGGCCAACGGGATCCTGATTTGTGATACCACTTTTTTAACGGTGAAGATCTGGAGCGAGGAAATGTTTGGCAGTGCCCCGCAGGAGGTTCTTGACGAATTGCCCCGCCATCCTTACGATTTTTATTTGCTCCTGGATATCGATCTGCCCTGGCAGGATGACCCTTTACGTAATTTCCCAACCAAGCGCGCATATTTCATGAACGTTTGGCACCACGAACTTCAGGCGCTCAACGCCCGGTATGTGGTAATATCAGGCCTTGGACAGGATAGGTATGATAATGCGGTGAAAACGGTGGATGAGTACCTGAACCGTGATTTTTAG
- a CDS encoding M20/M25/M40 family metallo-hydrolase, giving the protein MKKIYIVTTALLSISAYSFAQDVNKLISKDDVTRIIKTLSADDMQGRATFTPGIEKAAQFIESEYKKAGLKPMEGNTGYRQNFTMVRSTPVSLSVSINGKTVAADSIFASSTDSFKWASDKDVQVLTVGADKNFRTEYRAALQSGKKTLLLIDPKFKDLFSRVKSYLGAGSTNFKGKVKQPLVFVLGKFDGTTSLDVSCDIKNEELPLFNVAGIIPGKTKPNEYVVFSGHYDHLGIIKPDKPGVTDTIANGADDDASGTTAVLSLAKYYKKLNNNARTLIFVAFTAEEIGEYGSQYFAKQIDADKVVAMFNIEMIGKASKFGTNSAFITGFDRSDFGKILQKNLEGTAFKFYPDPYPDQDLFYRSDNASLAEVGVPAHTISTDQIDIDKLYHTVGDEFSSLDVDNITSAIRAIALSSRTIVSGQDTPTRVPKKTE; this is encoded by the coding sequence ATGAAGAAGATTTATATAGTAACAACGGCATTATTAAGCATTTCGGCTTACAGTTTTGCGCAGGATGTTAATAAGCTGATTAGTAAAGATGACGTAACCCGCATTATCAAAACCCTATCGGCCGATGATATGCAGGGCCGGGCGACTTTTACTCCGGGCATTGAAAAGGCGGCTCAATTTATTGAGAGCGAATATAAAAAGGCCGGCCTTAAGCCTATGGAAGGCAATACCGGTTACCGTCAGAACTTTACGATGGTCCGTTCAACTCCTGTTAGCTTATCCGTGAGCATTAACGGCAAAACTGTAGCTGCCGACAGCATATTTGCCAGCAGTACAGATTCGTTTAAATGGGCGAGTGATAAAGATGTACAGGTACTTACCGTGGGTGCGGATAAAAATTTCAGGACCGAGTACCGGGCAGCCTTGCAAAGCGGCAAAAAAACGCTTTTGCTGATCGATCCTAAGTTTAAAGATCTGTTTAGCAGGGTTAAGTCGTATTTAGGGGCGGGCAGCACAAACTTTAAAGGCAAAGTAAAACAGCCTTTGGTGTTTGTGTTAGGTAAGTTTGATGGCACAACATCGCTTGATGTTAGCTGCGATATAAAAAATGAGGAACTGCCGCTGTTTAATGTTGCCGGTATCATCCCCGGTAAAACCAAGCCCAATGAATATGTGGTATTTTCGGGCCATTATGACCATTTGGGCATTATCAAACCCGATAAACCCGGTGTAACTGATACTATTGCTAACGGAGCAGATGATGATGCTTCGGGCACAACAGCTGTGTTGAGCCTGGCTAAATACTATAAAAAGCTTAATAACAATGCCCGCACACTTATTTTTGTAGCCTTTACTGCCGAAGAGATTGGCGAATATGGGTCGCAGTATTTTGCTAAACAAATAGATGCAGATAAGGTAGTTGCCATGTTCAACATCGAAATGATAGGTAAGGCCTCCAAATTCGGCACCAACTCGGCATTTATTACCGGGTTCGACAGATCGGATTTTGGCAAGATATTGCAGAAGAACCTGGAAGGTACAGCCTTTAAGTTTTACCCGGACCCATACCCGGACCAGGACCTGTTTTACAGAAGTGATAACGCGTCGCTGGCTGAAGTTGGCGTACCGGCCCACACTATCTCAACCGACCAGATCGATATAGACAAGCTATACCATACTGTTGGCGATGAGTTTAGTTCGCTGGATGTGGATAATATCACTTCGGCCATCCGCGCGATAGCGTTAAGCTCACGTACCATAGTTTCGGGGCAGGATACGCCGACGCGGGTGCCGAAGAAGACGGAGTAG
- a CDS encoding PDZ domain-containing protein, which produces MKKLLLFTAASVLACSVMAQQEPQKAIYYSISFPNAAHHEAEISMTIPQAPSGAFRVRMSRSSAGRYATHEFGKNVYNVKATDVDGKELPLTQIEGDVYEVGDHPAAVKVSYTLFGNWTDGTYASIDPSHAHLNMPATFMWVVGQDKRPLTFEFNDIDKYGWKVATQLKHQGSNVYSAPNLQYMMDSPTELSNYNVSSWDVVNTDGKKEKINLTMHSDDNQAVIDNFGKMIQKLVLEEKAVFGELPTYDFGEYTFVSDVNPAVSGDGMEHRNSTSITIPAPKVEGNESYLMGVYAHEYFHSWNVKRIRPKSLEPFNFEHANMSSELWFAEGFTQYYGELLLARAGFVTVDDYTKTIAGLVNQILNTPAAAKYSAAQMSRYSVFADAGVSIDPNNNVNDFTSYYTYGGAIALALDLRLRSDFNMTLDDYMRAVWLSRGKVMKPYTIPDLQSDLGKVTNNPKFAADFFKRYINGTDKNNYEELLAKAGLVLRKVQPGKGWAGPLAVTPGRGRAGQVRAADAEGLPILSSTTIGTPVYKAGLDAGDIILKVDGKDVKDQKGFNDAIADKKPGDKVAVSYKNRTGAHETTITLEENPNFEVVSFEKAGKQLSKEQETFRNNWLQSKVK; this is translated from the coding sequence ATGAAAAAATTACTACTCTTTACCGCCGCCTCGGTACTTGCATGCAGTGTTATGGCACAGCAGGAACCACAAAAAGCCATTTACTATTCCATATCATTTCCAAACGCGGCCCATCATGAGGCCGAGATCAGCATGACCATTCCGCAGGCACCATCAGGCGCTTTCAGGGTGCGGATGAGCCGCTCGTCTGCCGGCCGTTATGCAACCCATGAGTTTGGTAAAAATGTTTACAACGTTAAAGCTACCGATGTTGACGGTAAGGAACTGCCATTAACCCAAATTGAAGGTGATGTTTACGAAGTGGGGGACCACCCGGCCGCTGTAAAAGTAAGCTACACTCTTTTTGGCAACTGGACCGATGGCACTTATGCTTCTATTGATCCAAGTCATGCCCACCTGAATATGCCCGCTACGTTTATGTGGGTGGTAGGCCAGGACAAACGCCCCCTTACCTTTGAATTTAACGACATTGATAAATACGGCTGGAAAGTAGCTACACAGCTTAAACACCAGGGCTCAAATGTGTACAGCGCTCCAAATTTGCAATATATGATGGATAGCCCTACCGAACTGTCTAATTATAATGTTAGTAGCTGGGACGTAGTCAATACCGATGGCAAGAAAGAAAAAATAAACCTGACCATGCACTCGGACGATAACCAGGCGGTGATTGATAACTTCGGTAAGATGATCCAGAAACTGGTACTGGAAGAAAAAGCAGTATTTGGCGAATTGCCCACCTATGATTTTGGCGAGTATACTTTTGTGAGCGATGTAAACCCGGCGGTATCCGGCGATGGTATGGAGCACCGTAATTCAACTTCCATAACTATTCCCGCTCCGAAAGTTGAAGGGAATGAAAGTTACCTGATGGGCGTTTATGCGCACGAATATTTCCATAGCTGGAATGTGAAACGCATCCGCCCCAAATCATTGGAGCCCTTTAACTTTGAACACGCCAACATGAGCAGTGAGCTTTGGTTTGCCGAAGGTTTTACGCAGTATTATGGCGAATTATTACTTGCCCGCGCGGGTTTTGTTACGGTTGATGATTATACCAAAACCATTGCCGGTTTAGTAAATCAAATATTAAATACACCTGCTGCTGCCAAATATTCGGCCGCCCAGATGAGCCGCTATTCGGTTTTTGCCGATGCCGGTGTATCTATCGACCCGAACAATAACGTTAACGATTTTACCAGTTACTATACTTACGGCGGGGCTATCGCGTTAGCGCTCGACCTTCGCCTCCGCAGCGATTTTAACATGACGCTTGATGATTACATGCGTGCTGTTTGGCTTAGCCGTGGTAAGGTGATGAAGCCATATACCATTCCCGATCTGCAAAGCGATTTAGGTAAAGTAACCAACAATCCCAAGTTTGCGGCAGATTTCTTTAAGCGTTACATCAACGGAACCGACAAAAACAATTACGAAGAATTGCTGGCTAAAGCGGGCCTGGTGCTGCGTAAAGTACAGCCGGGCAAAGGCTGGGCTGGTCCGCTGGCAGTTACACCTGGCCGTGGCCGTGCAGGTCAGGTACGTGCGGCTGATGCAGAAGGCTTGCCCATACTTTCGAGCACAACCATTGGCACCCCGGTTTACAAAGCAGGCCTTGATGCCGGTGATATAATCCTGAAAGTTGATGGTAAAGATGTAAAAGACCAGAAAGGGTTTAACGATGCCATTGCCGATAAAAAGCCGGGCGATAAAGTTGCCGTAAGCTACAAAAACCGAACCGGCGCCCATGAAACCACTATCACACTTGAAGAAAACCCGAACTTTGAGGTAGTAAGCTTTGAAAAGGCAGGCAAGCAATTGAGCAAAGAGCAGGAAACTTTCCGTAACAACTGGCTGCAATCAAAAGTCAAATAA
- a CDS encoding HepT-like ribonuclease domain-containing protein — MRGKMGDSQRLLHILEAIDEIHSYTLNTDLTTFLSNSMMRFACVKQIEIIGEAANYITPETKTLFTDLEWKQIIEMRHQVIILI, encoded by the coding sequence ATGAGAGGTAAGATGGGCGATAGCCAAAGATTGCTTCATATTTTAGAAGCAATTGACGAGATCCATTCTTATACTTTAAATACCGACTTGACAACATTTCTTTCAAATTCAATGATGCGGTTTGCCTGCGTTAAGCAAATTGAAATAATTGGTGAGGCTGCCAACTACATTACTCCTGAAACAAAAACTTTATTTACGGATTTGGAATGGAAGCAGATCATTGAGATGCGGCATCAAGTAATAATATTGATATAA
- a CDS encoding nucleotidyltransferase domain-containing protein, protein MQLSTKDIQILKDYFSGQPVIKAYLFGSYSRNEAGDESDVDILVDLDYSKHIGLGFVSMQDDIQQRLHKKVDLVSSKAISKYLSPFIEKDKILIYER, encoded by the coding sequence ATGCAGTTATCAACTAAGGACATACAAATACTGAAAGATTACTTTTCGGGGCAGCCCGTAATAAAGGCATATCTGTTTGGTTCCTATTCGCGCAATGAGGCCGGCGATGAAAGCGATGTTGACATCCTGGTTGATCTTGACTACTCAAAGCATATTGGTTTGGGGTTTGTATCGATGCAAGATGATATACAGCAAAGACTCCATAAGAAGGTTGACCTTGTTTCGTCAAAAGCTATATCTAAATACCTTTCGCCATTTATCGAAAAAGACAAAATCCTGATTTATGAGAGGTAA
- the radA gene encoding DNA repair protein RadA gives MAKSKIAYFCQSCGFESPKWLGKCPSCQQWNTFVEEVIEKGNASVPAWKPASTSQQRANKPVQVADITYAEEHRVPTPDKEFNRVLGGGIVPGSLVLIGGEPGIGKSTLMLQLALNMPHQKVLYVSGEESDRQIKMRAERLSPPPPPKGGAKNSASTNFDDKQAPPLGGGGGGACYILTETSTQNIFKQIESLEPDLVVIDSIQTLHSAHIESTPGSVSQVRECTAELLRFAKETSTPVFLIGHITKDGMIAGPKILEHMVDTVLQFEGDRHHVYRILRTIKNRFGSSSELGIYEMMGEGLREVSNPSEILLSHRETPLSGITISATLEGMRPMLIETQALVSTSAYGMPQRTATGFDTKRMSMLLAVLEKRCGFRLGAKDVFLNITGGIRVEDPAIDLGLAAAIISSHEDMPIPFKTCFAGELGLSGEIRAVNRVEQRIAEAQKLGFNQIFISKYNLPASGQDKKRMDLSRYNIDIKIVSSIEEVFGLLFG, from the coding sequence ATGGCCAAATCAAAGATCGCGTACTTTTGTCAAAGCTGTGGCTTTGAATCGCCCAAATGGCTGGGTAAATGCCCGTCATGCCAGCAATGGAACACTTTTGTTGAGGAGGTGATTGAAAAAGGTAATGCATCGGTACCGGCCTGGAAACCCGCGTCAACCAGCCAGCAGCGGGCCAATAAACCCGTGCAGGTGGCTGATATCACCTATGCCGAAGAACATCGTGTACCTACGCCGGATAAAGAGTTTAACCGCGTTTTGGGCGGTGGTATAGTACCCGGCTCACTGGTGCTTATAGGTGGGGAACCCGGTATAGGCAAATCAACGCTGATGTTACAGTTGGCGCTTAACATGCCCCATCAAAAGGTGCTCTATGTATCGGGTGAAGAAAGTGACCGGCAAATTAAGATGAGGGCGGAAAGGTTATCGCCCCCCCCGCCCCCTAAAGGGGGGGCTAAAAATAGCGCTTCAACAAATTTTGATGATAAACAAGCTCCCCCTTTAGGGGGCGGGGGGGGCGGCGCTTGTTATATCCTTACCGAAACATCAACCCAAAATATATTTAAGCAAATAGAATCATTAGAACCCGACCTCGTGGTGATCGATTCCATCCAAACCCTGCACTCGGCACATATCGAATCAACACCCGGCAGCGTATCTCAGGTTCGGGAATGTACTGCCGAACTGCTTCGTTTTGCTAAAGAGACTTCGACCCCGGTATTTTTGATTGGCCATATTACCAAGGACGGCATGATTGCAGGCCCGAAAATATTGGAGCATATGGTTGATACCGTGCTGCAGTTTGAGGGTGACAGGCACCATGTTTACCGGATTTTGCGGACCATCAAAAACCGTTTCGGCTCATCATCTGAACTGGGCATTTATGAAATGATGGGTGAGGGCCTGAGGGAGGTGTCCAATCCGTCGGAGATCTTGCTCTCGCACCGGGAAACACCATTGAGCGGCATCACTATTTCGGCTACCTTAGAGGGTATGAGGCCAATGCTGATTGAAACCCAGGCCTTGGTTAGTACTTCGGCGTATGGTATGCCGCAGCGCACCGCTACGGGTTTTGATACCAAACGCATGAGCATGCTGCTGGCGGTATTGGAAAAACGCTGTGGTTTCAGGCTGGGTGCAAAAGATGTATTCCTGAATATTACCGGCGGCATAAGAGTTGAAGATCCTGCCATTGACCTCGGCCTCGCCGCGGCTATCATATCCTCGCATGAGGATATGCCAATCCCGTTCAAAACCTGCTTTGCAGGCGAGCTCGGTCTCTCGGGCGAGATCAGGGCTGTGAACCGGGTTGAACAGCGCATTGCCGAAGCTCAGAAGCTTGGCTTCAACCAGATCTTTATTTCCAAATATAACCTCCCCGCCAGTGGCCAGGATAAGAAGCGTATGGATCTTTCCCGCTACAATATCGACATCAAAATTGTAAGCAGTATTGAAGAGGTTTTTGGCTTGTTGTTTGGATAA
- a CDS encoding DUF3606 domain-containing protein codes for MSKRGVKVERNSVSEQPHELNYEARKEGTTAKKVEAAKKSAGSNQRSAVEKKLNK; via the coding sequence ATGTCAAAAAGAGGCGTAAAAGTGGAAAGGAACTCTGTATCAGAGCAGCCACACGAATTGAACTATGAAGCACGCAAAGAAGGTACAACCGCAAAAAAGGTGGAAGCGGCAAAGAAATCAGCAGGCTCCAACCAACGGAGTGCAGTTGAAAAGAAATTGAATAAGTAA